The following DNA comes from Ornithobacterium rhinotracheale DSM 15997.
ATTGATTCAGCTTGTGAATTGACCGACTTTTTAAGATTCAATGTTCAATACATGACAGATATTTATGCTGAACAACCTAGCTCTTCTGAGGGAATCTGGAACCGAGTAGAATACCGCCCTGTGGAGGGATTTTTATATGCAGTAACTCCGTTTAATTTTACAGCCATTGCGGGAAACTTACCTTCTTGCATGGCATTGATGGGAAATGTAGTGGTTTGGAAACCTGCTCATACGCAATTGCTTGCAGCTAAATTCTTGATGGATGTATTTGAAGAAGCTGGCTTGCCAAAAGGCGTTATCAATTTAGTAATTACAGACGCCAAAGAAACTACCAAAATCTGTTTTGAACATCCAGATTTTGCAGGCGTTCACTTTACAGGTTCTACGGCAGTATTCCAAAGTTTCTGGACAGCCATTGGAAACAATATTCAGAAATATAAAACTTATCCAAGAATTGTAGGAGAAACTGGTGGAAAAGATTTTGTCCTTGCTCACCCTTCAGCAGATAAAAAGGCTTTAATCACAGCCTTGAGCCGTGGTGCTTTTGAATTCCAAGGGCAAAAATGTTCGGCAGCTTCTCGTGCTTATATACCGGCTAGCATTTACGAAGAAGTAATCGACGGCGTAAAAGCAGACTTGGCAAGTTTCAAAATGGGAACACCGAGAGATTTCTCAAACTTTATCACCGCAGTGATTGACAGAAAAGCTTTTGATAGAATTACTAAATATATTGAACAAGCTAAATCTGATGCCGATGCAGAAATCGTGGCAGGAGGAAACTACGACGACAGCAAAGGTTATTTCATTGAGCCAACCATCATCAAAACCACCAATCCACATTATGTGAGCATGGAAGAAGAAATCTTCGGACCAGTGCTTACTATCTATGTGTACGAGGATAAAGATTGGGCAGAAACTTTGAAATTGGTAGACGGCACTTCGGGCTATGCACTCACGGGGGCAATTTTTGCCCAAGACCGATACGCTATCACAGAAGCGACCAAAGCTCTAGAAAATGCGGCAGGAAACTTCTATGTAAACGACAAACCAACGGGAGCCGTAGTGGGACAACAGCCATTTGGTGGCGCAA
Coding sequences within:
- the pruA gene encoding L-glutamate gamma-semialdehyde dehydrogenase, which produces MPKGNFYVPEAYNEPVKSYAPGSPERESLQKKYDELWNTVTPVHQVIAGERVEGTKKELFSPHDHQHCIAHYYEGTGDDVKKAIDSALAAKAKWAALPWEERAAIFLKAAELVATKYRDTLNAATMIGQSKTAFQAEIDSACELTDFLRFNVQYMTDIYAEQPSSSEGIWNRVEYRPVEGFLYAVTPFNFTAIAGNLPSCMALMGNVVVWKPAHTQLLAAKFLMDVFEEAGLPKGVINLVITDAKETTKICFEHPDFAGVHFTGSTAVFQSFWTAIGNNIQKYKTYPRIVGETGGKDFVLAHPSADKKALITALSRGAFEFQGQKCSAASRAYIPASIYEEVIDGVKADLASFKMGTPRDFSNFITAVIDRKAFDRITKYIEQAKSDADAEIVAGGNYDDSKGYFIEPTIIKTTNPHYVSMEEEIFGPVLTIYVYEDKDWAETLKLVDGTSGYALTGAIFAQDRYAITEATKALENAAGNFYVNDKPTGAVVGQQPFGGARLSGTNDKAGSAQNLLRWVSPRLIKETFVPPTDYRYPFLAED